A stretch of Desulfovibrio sp. TomC DNA encodes these proteins:
- a CDS encoding chemotaxis protein CheW: MAQDAQYGSQRFLTLTLGDELFAIDIFSVREILDYTDITRIPQTPEYMRGVVNVRGSAVPVVDLRMKFGLGQVERTLNTRIVIVEIKKDDTLSVMGALADSVKEVLELETDRIDPPPRMGAAVRADFIRGIGKHGERFLLVLDVDKVFSSDEVQDLSRMMGDATQPPPEATPTGSDEDFFR; this comes from the coding sequence ATGGCCCAGGACGCCCAATACGGCAGCCAGCGCTTTCTCACGTTGACCCTCGGGGACGAGCTCTTCGCCATCGACATCTTCTCGGTCCGGGAAATTCTCGACTATACGGATATCACCCGTATCCCCCAGACCCCGGAATACATGCGCGGAGTGGTCAATGTGCGCGGCAGCGCCGTTCCTGTCGTCGATTTACGGATGAAATTCGGTTTGGGACAGGTTGAACGCACGCTCAACACGCGCATTGTCATCGTGGAAATCAAGAAGGACGACACCCTGTCGGTCATGGGCGCCCTGGCCGATTCGGTCAAGGAAGTCCTGGAACTGGAAACCGACCGCATTGATCCGCCGCCGCGCATGGGAGCCGCAGTCCGGGCCGATTTCATCCGAGGCATCGGCAAACATGGCGAGCGGTTTCTACTGGTCCTTGACGTCGACAAGGTCTTCTCCAGCGACGAGGTCCAGGATCTGTCCCGCATGATGGGGGATGCAACGCAGCCACCCCCAGAAGCGACGCCAACCGGATCGGACGAAGATTTTTTCCGGTAG
- a CDS encoding YkgJ family cysteine cluster protein has product MKDLNSALAENEADATEAFLKSLPELKAGETFQFACHPEVPCFNACCSDLTLMLTPYDALRLRRALGVSPADLINHFARRFEAPDTGFPMLHLKMREERQKRCPFVSPEGCKIYGDRPGACRTYPLGRATKLDDDGQVIEQFFVVREPHCQGFEETKDWSSAGWLADQDLAVYNRFNDRYMFLMALTRGKGVGLSPKQIQMVWLAQYLPDEFRDLIGKMGIFNLVEIDAARQERIMADEEETLLFGLDWLELVFFGRQERLRRRRHDI; this is encoded by the coding sequence ATGAAAGACTTGAACTCCGCGCTGGCCGAAAACGAGGCCGACGCCACCGAAGCATTTCTCAAGTCCCTGCCGGAACTGAAAGCCGGCGAGACCTTCCAGTTTGCCTGCCATCCCGAGGTGCCGTGCTTTAATGCCTGCTGCTCGGACCTGACGCTCATGCTCACGCCCTATGACGCCCTGCGCCTGCGCCGGGCCCTCGGCGTGTCGCCGGCCGATCTGATCAACCACTTTGCCCGTCGCTTCGAAGCTCCGGATACCGGCTTTCCCATGCTGCACCTGAAAATGCGCGAGGAACGCCAGAAGCGCTGTCCCTTTGTGTCGCCCGAGGGCTGCAAAATCTACGGCGACCGCCCCGGGGCCTGCCGCACCTATCCTCTGGGCCGGGCCACCAAGCTCGACGACGACGGACAGGTCATCGAACAGTTTTTCGTCGTGCGCGAACCGCATTGCCAGGGCTTTGAGGAAACGAAGGACTGGAGCAGCGCCGGCTGGCTGGCCGACCAGGATCTGGCCGTCTACAATCGGTTTAACGACCGCTACATGTTTCTTATGGCGCTGACCCGGGGCAAGGGCGTCGGACTTTCGCCCAAACAGATCCAGATGGTCTGGCTGGCCCAGTATCTGCCCGACGAATTCCGGGACCTGATCGGCAAGATGGGCATTTTCAATCTCGTGGAGATTGATGCCGCCCGCCAGGAGCGCATCATGGCCGATGAGGAGGAGACGTTGCTCTTTGGCCTGGACTGGTTGGAGCTGGTCTTTTTCGGCCGCCAGGAACGCCTACGCCGCAGACGCCATGACATTTGA
- the rfaE2 gene encoding D-glycero-beta-D-manno-heptose 1-phosphate adenylyltransferase codes for MTFEHEKILPREALVAALARVRPGRTVVFTNGCFDLLHAGHVDVLTRARTLGDLLVVGLNDDASVVRLKGARRPITPVAERAYVLAGLACVDFVSPFAEDTPLELIEAVLPDVLVKGGDWPVSAIVGGDVVTARGGRVASLPLAPGLSTTAVIERIIARYTAS; via the coding sequence ATGACATTTGAGCACGAAAAAATTCTGCCCCGGGAGGCCCTGGTCGCTGCCCTTGCCCGGGTGCGGCCGGGGCGCACGGTCGTTTTCACCAACGGCTGCTTCGATCTGCTCCATGCCGGCCATGTGGACGTGCTGACCCGGGCCAGGACCCTGGGCGATCTGCTGGTGGTCGGATTAAACGACGACGCCTCGGTGGTCCGCCTCAAAGGCGCGCGCCGGCCGATCACGCCTGTAGCCGAGCGGGCCTACGTCCTGGCCGGGCTGGCCTGCGTGGATTTCGTGTCGCCTTTTGCCGAAGACACGCCGCTTGAACTTATTGAGGCCGTCCTGCCCGACGTGCTGGTCAAAGGCGGCGACTGGCCGGTTTCGGCCATTGTCGGCGGCGATGTCGTCACCGCCCGGGGCGGCCGGGTGGCGAGCCTGCCCCTGGCGCCGGGCCTGTCCACCACAGCCGTCATTGAGCGGATCATCGCCCGGTATACTGCGTCCTGA